TAATGTAACTgtttatgttttggttgaaattgaagCAACTCCTGATGATTAAAGCTgcaggggaagaagaagaagaagaattgttTCAAGACAGCACCAAGACCAAAAAGACCAGGAATGATGATGTAACAGAGAGAGACATAGTTGTCGGGGAAATGCAAACTGTTCTCAATAGTACAGAGGCTGAGGAGGCGGGCCTATACATGTCCCAACCCCAGCCATAAGTATAGTAAGTTGAAACTGTCGGGGAGTGGCGGCAACCATGACAGTTTTCGAATTAAAAGATCTTTGCAAAAAGATCAAGCCGGCCATTATTTTCCCTATGGAAACAAGAGCTAAGGAATGCAAAATTAGAAAGTTAAAGAGAGAGCTCTGTTTTGATAAATCCTTTTGTGTAGAATCCCGGAGCTTGTCCGGAGGTCTAAGTCTTTTATGGAATTGAAATATGAATCTTGATATTTACTCTTGGTATCATAATGTTATTAAAACTTATATTACAGATAGGAAAGGAAATAAATGGGATTGATGTTTGTGTATGAAGACCCCAACTTTAGGCAGAGAAGAAAGTAATAGAGGGATTTAGtaactcaaaatcaaaatcaaaatgaaCCACAGTTGTTCATTGGGGattttaatgatattttgattcAGGAAGAAAAATTGGGCTTACACCTAAATGCCAAGAGAGCAGGTGGAAGAATTTAGGAATTTTGTGAACAGCAACAGATTGATGGACATCAATCTTAAGGGAGAAAAATTCACATGGTTTAGCAATCCTAGAAATGGCTTTGTTACAAGAGAAAGGCTAGACAGGGTCCTTGTCAACTGGGAGTGGAGGAGATTATATCAGAATGCAACCCTCACATCCCTCCCAGTGATAGGATCTGATCATTGTCCTCTAGTTTTAAAGCTGGAACCAAAAGAAAAATTCGAACGACACTTCAAGTATGAAGCATATTGGGAAGATTACGAAGATTGTGAGAAGATCATCAAGCAAGGATGggaaaagaatgaaaataaaaggaataaaTGGGAAAAACTACAAGAAAAATTCAAGAGTTACAAGAAGGAATTGGAGCAATGGAGCAAAAGAACTTTCACCAGAGCTGACAAGAAATCAACCAACTTAAGGAAGAAATCACAAAACTATAGAATCAGGACTTTCAGAACAGCAGTAGGAAAGGATCAAGGATCTGAAGGTTGAGATATCACAACTatagaagaaaaaagaaaagtactAGGGCCagagaacaaaattaaaatggatAAAGTTTAGAGACAAAAATACCTCCTTCTTCCATGCAACAACAATTCAAAGAAGAAACTTGAATAAGATCGAAAGATTGAAGGAAGCAGAGAAAAATTAGATTACAGGGAGCAAGGACATCATGGAATTAGTGGAGAGACACTTCACTGATCTTTTTGCCACAACCACAAGGAGCAAAGTAGAGGAATGCACCCGGATTATCCCGAAAAAGGTCACAGTTGAAATGAACAAGGAGCTTCTAAAGGAAGTGTCAGATAAGGAAATAAGGGATGCAACCTTCAGTATGGGAAGCCTGAAAGCGCCTAGTCCAGAAGGTCTTAACGGTTTATTCTTTCAAAATCACTGGGATATTATCAGTAGAGAGGTTTGTCATGTTATTAAGGATATTTTGGCTAGTAGGAGAATGCCAGAGGACATGGGAGAGACTACAATGGTCCTGATTCCCAAAGTTAAACAACCAGAATGCCTTAGCCAATTAATACCTATCAGCTGCTGTAATTACATTTACAAGATCGTGACGAAGATCATTGTCTTCAGGTTAAAAAAGTTTCTTGATAAATTAATCTCCCCTATCCAAAGCGCTTTTGTGGGGGAAAAACTCATACAAAATAATATTGTTATTATTCAGGAGGCCTTCCACAATTTAAACAAAAAAGGCAAGTTTGGCTCCCAAAACTTAGCTGTAAATTTGGACATGAACAAAGCTTATGATAGGTTAGAGTGGAACTTTTTGAAATATGTTTTACGTTCTTTTGGTTTTGAGCAGAGCTGGATACAATTAGTAATGGACTGTGTCAAAAGCGCaagttataaaattaaaataaatggtAAGCTGTCTAAGAGGATAAAACCTCAAAGAGGTCTGAGGCAAGGTGATCCTTTATCACCATACCTTTTTATTATGGCAGCAGAGGTCTTCACAGCACTTAtggaagaagcacaaaggaaaGGACGTATTTCAGGCGTTAAGCTTGCTCCAACAGAACCAGTTATCACCCACCTTATGTTTGCTGACGATTGCATTCTTTTTGCGGAAGCCAACGAAGAGGAACTTTATCAAAGCATCTTAATTATGAACAGATACACGGATGTATCGGGACAAAAGATAAATTTAGAGAAATTGGGCATAGTGTTTGGACAGCAGGTATCGATTCAGACAAGGGTCAATATAGAAGAGATTATGGGCATGCAAACCTGGGAAAATCGTGGGAAATACCTTGGGTTACCGTCACATTGGGGAAGATCGAAGAACAAAGCGTTGGCATGGCTAGAAGAAGGGATAGACAACAAAATTGAAGGATGGAAAGAGCGACTACTCAACCAGGCAGGGAAGGAGACTTTGATTAAAGCAGTAATTCAAGCCATACCCAGTTACGCTATGAGCATTGTCTTGCTGCCCAAAAACTTTTGCCAAAGAATAGGATCAAAAGTTGCAAGATTTTGGTGGGCAAATTCGGAAAGAGAGAAGGGGATATACTGGAAAAGTTGGAGCAAGATTTGCAAAAGCAAGTGGGATGGCGGGTTAGGTTATAGAGACTTATAGTGTTAGAATTTAGCCTATCTAGCCAAGCAAGTATGGAGAGTGATTGAACATCCAAATGCAATATGAGTAAAAACCCTAAATGCAATATATTTTGAGGATAGTGATTTTTGGGAAGCTGGCATCAGTAGTAGAGGATCATGGACATGGAAAAGTCTTATCCAAGGTAGGGACTTCTTGAGAAGGAATGGGAGATGGAGTATTGGAAAGGGCTCAAAAGTAAAGATATGGGAAGACAACTGGGTTATGGGCGTGGGTGAAATCCTTTTGAACAGAAATCACTTAGTGGATAGAGTAAACGAGCTCATCATCGAGGGAGAAGGATGAAAACAACAAAGAATAACAGAATTATTAACGAAGAACATAAGCAACAAAATTCTGCAAACACCCATAAGTCTACTGAGGAGCGAAGACAGACTAATATGGCCTTTCAAATGGGATGGGGGTTACACAGTTAAGACAGGATATCATGTGGCAAAGAAGGAAAAACAGGTCAGCGAAGGAGCGGGACCTTCAACAAGCACATATATGAGGGATCTTTGGAAAGAGATATGGGGAATGAATGTTCCATCGAAGATACGAATGTTTTTATGGAAAGCAGCACATGACATAATACCAGTATATAacaacttatttaaaaaaaaataaccaaTACCCCTATCTGTCAAAT
This sequence is a window from Arachis stenosperma cultivar V10309 chromosome 10, arast.V10309.gnm1.PFL2, whole genome shotgun sequence. Protein-coding genes within it:
- the LOC130956584 gene encoding uncharacterized protein LOC130956584, yielding MPREQVEEFRNFVNSNRLMDINLKGEKFTWFSNPRNGFVTRERLDRVLVNWEWRRLYQNATLTSLPVIGSDHCPLVLKLEPKEKFERHFKYEAYWEDYEDCEKIIKQGWEKNENKRNKWEKLQEKFKSYKKELEQWSKRTFTRADKKSTNLRKKSQNYRIRTFRTAVGKDQGSEG